A window of the Nitrosococcus wardiae genome harbors these coding sequences:
- a CDS encoding ATP-binding protein — MKPAPLISREKVSPQKLIHLLLIEDEEAHAELVRRALQGQAMPVDLTVVRTLREAREYLNCTLPDLVITDIRLPDGNGIELLSPGISDFSFPVIVMTSYGDEKMAVEAMKAGALDYVVKSEATLNDIPHVAERTLRQWHEITGRKRAEKELRIHAKQLVVLSHLSHQVLSGIGIDALMREATHLITQTLKTIKCVKILELLPDRQTLLLRAATGKWSSQVGQTTSLTHSNPLITHVLVSGERVFVEDLHTDERFHSSWLAEHYGHSGVALPLSSPDRCLGVLWASSDKPWVITNNDISFLESAGNTLAVAIERKETEARMRKLQNDLLQASQFSALGELGSTLAHEVNQPITAIINYIRACQQMIIAGKGQVTQTICELMDKTVTEAERAASIIHHLREFARTGKLHRTLEALNAVVYDASRLALGETTESDIKVNFEFSSQLPLVSIDKIQIQQVVFNLVRNAVEALAETEKKFITIKTISTQNHAVEVQIQDTGPGISSPLNDKIFKRRFSTKNEGMGMGLSISHSIITAHQGDLWVSDTPGGGATFHFTLPLSEIQPTHQETNN; from the coding sequence ATGAAGCCTGCTCCCCTCATTTCCAGGGAGAAAGTTTCCCCACAAAAGCTTATTCATCTTCTTTTAATCGAAGACGAAGAGGCCCATGCGGAACTCGTGCGACGGGCATTGCAGGGGCAAGCCATGCCTGTTGATTTAACGGTGGTGCGTACCCTCCGGGAAGCACGGGAGTACCTTAACTGCACCCTCCCCGATCTTGTCATTACCGACATCCGCCTACCGGATGGCAATGGCATCGAACTGTTGTCACCGGGAATCAGCGATTTCTCCTTTCCTGTCATCGTGATGACCAGTTATGGGGATGAAAAAATGGCAGTTGAGGCCATGAAGGCAGGAGCGTTGGACTATGTCGTGAAATCCGAGGCTACCCTCAATGACATACCCCATGTGGCTGAACGTACCCTCCGACAGTGGCATGAGATTACCGGGCGCAAGCGGGCCGAGAAAGAACTCCGAATCCATGCCAAGCAACTCGTGGTCCTGTCCCATCTCAGCCATCAAGTACTCTCAGGAATAGGAATTGATGCACTGATGAGAGAGGCTACCCACCTCATTACCCAAACCCTCAAAACAATAAAATGCGTCAAAATCCTAGAACTACTTCCGGATCGTCAAACTCTATTGCTACGAGCGGCCACAGGCAAATGGAGTTCCCAGGTGGGTCAAACCACTTCCCTCACCCATTCAAACCCCCTTATCACCCATGTTTTGGTTTCCGGGGAAAGGGTTTTTGTCGAGGATTTACATACCGATGAGCGGTTTCATAGTTCGTGGTTAGCTGAACACTACGGACACAGCGGAGTTGCTCTGCCCCTTTCTAGTCCAGATCGATGCCTAGGCGTTTTATGGGCCAGCTCAGACAAACCTTGGGTCATAACTAATAATGACATTAGCTTTCTAGAATCGGCGGGAAACACCCTGGCGGTCGCCATTGAGCGCAAGGAGACCGAAGCACGGATGCGTAAGTTACAAAATGATTTACTTCAAGCCAGTCAATTCAGCGCCCTGGGTGAGCTGGGGTCCACCCTCGCCCATGAAGTTAATCAACCCATTACGGCCATTATTAACTATATCCGGGCCTGCCAACAGATGATCATAGCCGGTAAGGGCCAAGTCACCCAGACTATTTGTGAATTGATGGATAAAACCGTCACTGAGGCGGAACGGGCAGCCTCCATTATCCATCATCTTCGGGAGTTTGCTCGAACCGGGAAGTTACATCGAACCCTGGAAGCCCTTAATGCGGTTGTTTACGATGCCAGCCGGCTGGCTTTAGGAGAAACCACTGAAAGCGATATCAAGGTGAATTTCGAATTTAGTTCTCAGCTACCTCTTGTCTCCATTGATAAAATCCAAATTCAGCAAGTGGTATTCAATCTCGTTCGCAACGCGGTGGAAGCACTTGCGGAAACAGAGAAAAAGTTTATCACTATTAAGACGATTTCCACTCAAAACCATGCCGTTGAGGTCCAAATTCAGGACACCGGTCCAGGCATTAGCTCTCCGCTCAATGATAAGATTTTCAAGCGGCGCTTCTCAACCAAAAATGAGGGAATGGGTATGGGGCTTTCCATCAGCCATTCCATCATCACAGCCCACCAGGGAGATTTATGGGTCTCCGACACACCCGGCGGCGGCGCCACCTTCCATTTTACATTACCCCTATCCGAGATACAGCCTACACATCAAGAGACTAACAATTAA
- the thrC gene encoding threonine synthase, with translation MPFRARYTGLIDKYRDRLPVHDDTRVISLGEGNTPLIRLNNIPRELGREVDIYVKYEGLNPTGSFKDRGMTMAVTRAVEEGSRAIICASTGNTSASAAAYAARAGITAFVLIPEGKIAHGKLAQAMMHGAIVIQIRGNFDRGMQLVKEVASKAPVTIVNSINPYRIQGQKTAAFEIIEELECAPDFHCLPVGNAGNITAHWMGYSEYHAHGIVNTRPFMCGYQASGAAPFLDGKMVDQPETIATAIRIGHPQSWDKAWEAQQESQGWFSACSDEEILAAQKLLAEKEGVFCEPASAAALAGSIRDIEAGKIPGGSKIVCTLTGHGLKDPDTAIAQSKAPMVTVEANLESVQAAILKNLESEPKDEITLNC, from the coding sequence ATGCCATTTCGAGCTCGTTATACCGGCCTTATTGATAAGTATCGCGACCGCTTGCCGGTCCATGACGACACCCGGGTAATCAGTTTGGGAGAGGGAAATACCCCCCTTATCAGGTTGAATAATATCCCCCGAGAGTTGGGCCGGGAGGTCGATATTTATGTGAAATATGAGGGGCTCAATCCAACGGGCTCTTTTAAGGATCGGGGAATGACTATGGCCGTCACGAGAGCTGTTGAGGAGGGCAGTCGCGCCATTATTTGTGCCTCTACTGGCAATACTTCGGCCTCGGCGGCTGCCTATGCGGCACGAGCGGGCATTACCGCATTTGTTCTTATCCCGGAAGGCAAGATTGCCCATGGCAAGCTTGCTCAGGCCATGATGCATGGGGCGATAGTGATCCAAATCAGGGGTAATTTTGATAGGGGGATGCAACTGGTCAAGGAAGTAGCGAGTAAAGCGCCCGTGACCATTGTCAACTCCATTAATCCCTATCGGATCCAGGGGCAAAAAACGGCAGCTTTTGAGATTATTGAAGAACTGGAATGTGCTCCCGATTTCCATTGCTTGCCAGTGGGTAACGCTGGCAACATTACCGCCCATTGGATGGGGTACAGTGAATACCATGCCCATGGGATCGTCAACACTCGGCCCTTTATGTGTGGTTATCAGGCCAGTGGGGCGGCCCCCTTTCTAGACGGTAAAATGGTAGACCAGCCGGAAACCATTGCTACCGCTATCCGTATTGGCCATCCCCAAAGCTGGGACAAGGCTTGGGAAGCACAGCAGGAATCTCAAGGTTGGTTTAGTGCTTGCTCTGATGAAGAGATCCTGGCCGCTCAAAAATTACTTGCCGAAAAAGAAGGCGTATTTTGCGAGCCTGCTTCCGCAGCGGCTCTAGCTGGATCGATACGGGATATTGAGGCTGGTAAGATACCGGGGGGTAGCAAGATCGTGTGTACCCTGACTGGCCATGGTCTGAAGGATCCGGATACGGCTATCGCCCAGAGTAAAGCGCCGATGGTGACGGTTGAAGCAAACTTAGAGTCGGTTCAAGCGGCTATCTTAAAAAATTTAGAAAGTGAGCCTAAAGATGAAATTACCCTTAATTGTTAG
- a CDS encoding homoserine dehydrogenase: MEPVKVGLLGLGTVGGGTVNVLSRNAEEITRRAGRGIQVCCAATRDPYKIRSCNTEGIWLTTDPHEVVTDPQAEIIVELMGGTDVARTLVLKAIAEGKHVVTANKALIALYGNEIFTAAQKAGVMVAFEAAVGGGIPIIKALREGLAANHIEWLAGIINGTSNFILTEMRDKGCDFAEALLDAQHRGYAEANPTFDVEGIDAAHKLTILASIAFGIPLQFELVYTEGIGGITREDIDYAGQLGYRIKHLGIARRVAGGIELRVHPTLIPHRRLIANVDGVMNAILVKGDAVGPTLYYGPGAGSDPTASAVVADLVDVVRALTSDPENRVPHLAFQPHALAEIPILSMEEVKTAYYLRMRAVDRPGVLAEVTRVFGDQSISIEAILQKEPAAGEDHVPIIILTQPVLERNMNEAICRIEALKFIEGSVTRIRLETLC, translated from the coding sequence TTGGAACCAGTCAAGGTAGGTTTGCTCGGCTTAGGTACAGTCGGTGGTGGTACAGTTAATGTTCTCTCGCGTAATGCCGAGGAAATTACCCGTCGTGCCGGGCGTGGTATTCAGGTTTGCTGTGCTGCAACCCGTGACCCTTATAAGATCCGTAGCTGTAATACGGAGGGTATCTGGCTGACGACTGATCCCCATGAAGTGGTGACCGATCCCCAGGCTGAGATTATCGTCGAACTTATGGGGGGAACTGATGTAGCCCGCACCCTAGTGCTGAAGGCGATTGCCGAGGGTAAGCATGTGGTCACTGCAAATAAAGCATTGATTGCCCTTTATGGCAATGAGATCTTTACGGCAGCGCAAAAAGCAGGTGTTATGGTTGCTTTTGAAGCGGCTGTGGGAGGCGGTATTCCCATTATCAAGGCCCTGCGTGAGGGCCTTGCCGCTAACCATATCGAATGGTTAGCTGGAATTATCAATGGCACCAGTAATTTTATCCTTACCGAGATGCGGGATAAAGGGTGTGATTTTGCTGAAGCTTTATTAGATGCTCAGCACCGGGGCTATGCTGAGGCCAATCCCACTTTTGATGTGGAGGGCATTGATGCTGCCCACAAGCTCACTATTTTAGCCTCCATTGCCTTTGGTATTCCGTTACAGTTCGAATTGGTCTATACCGAAGGCATTGGGGGGATTACTCGTGAAGATATTGATTATGCCGGGCAATTAGGTTATCGGATCAAGCACTTGGGTATTGCTCGGCGGGTAGCAGGGGGTATTGAACTTAGAGTTCATCCTACCCTTATTCCCCATCGTCGATTGATTGCTAATGTAGATGGAGTCATGAATGCAATTCTGGTGAAAGGGGATGCTGTAGGACCCACGCTTTACTATGGTCCAGGTGCAGGATCCGATCCCACGGCTTCTGCAGTGGTTGCTGATTTAGTGGATGTGGTGCGGGCTTTAACTTCTGACCCGGAAAATCGGGTACCCCATCTTGCTTTTCAACCCCATGCCTTGGCAGAGATTCCTATTCTTTCCATGGAAGAGGTGAAAACTGCCTATTATCTGCGGATGCGAGCAGTGGATCGACCTGGTGTGTTAGCCGAAGTTACCCGGGTATTCGGAGATCAAAGTATCAGTATTGAGGCTATCCTTCAAAAGGAACCGGCAGCCGGCGAAGACCATGTGCCCATCATCATATTGACCCAGCCAGTGCTGGAAAGGAATATGAATGAAGCCATTTGCCGTATTGAGGCGCTAAAGTTCATTGAAGGATCAGTGACTCGGATCCGCCTAGAGACTCTGTGTTAA
- the alaC gene encoding alanine transaminase, translating to MIREFPRIQRLPPYVFNIVNELKAKARARGEDIIDFGMGNPDRPTPKHIVDKLVEAAQRSDTHRYSVSRGIPRLRRAICQWYRRRYNIELDPESEAIVTIGSKEGLAHLALATLGPGDAVLVPNPAYPIHPYGVVIAGADIRHVPLVPGGDFFAELEKAIKDTWPRPKMLVLNFPANPTAQCVDLPFFEQVIAIAREHKIWVVHDLAYAEIVFDGYYAPSILQVPGAKDIAVEFYSLSKTYNMPGWRVGFMCGNPMLIAALTRMKSYLDYGMFTPIQVAAITALESSQDCVRVVCDTYRRRRDVLCQGLATAGWNVEQPKATMFVWAPIPEPFRHLGSLEFSKKLLNEAKVAVSPGVGFGTYGDDYVRFSLIENEHRTRQAIRGIRHMFRQAL from the coding sequence TTGATTAGGGAATTTCCACGTATCCAGCGTCTGCCGCCTTATGTTTTTAACATTGTCAATGAGTTGAAAGCCAAGGCTCGGGCTCGAGGGGAAGATATTATTGATTTTGGGATGGGTAATCCGGATCGACCCACGCCTAAGCATATTGTGGATAAGCTGGTGGAAGCTGCGCAGCGTTCGGATACCCACCGTTATTCTGTCTCACGGGGGATTCCTCGGCTACGCCGGGCTATCTGTCAATGGTATCGAAGGCGCTACAATATAGAACTGGATCCTGAAAGCGAAGCCATTGTGACCATTGGCTCTAAGGAAGGGCTAGCCCACTTGGCACTCGCTACTCTAGGACCGGGAGATGCCGTCTTGGTGCCTAATCCCGCTTATCCTATTCATCCCTATGGGGTGGTGATTGCGGGGGCGGATATCCGCCATGTTCCCCTCGTGCCTGGGGGGGATTTCTTTGCTGAGTTGGAAAAGGCTATTAAGGATACTTGGCCTCGGCCTAAGATGCTGGTACTTAATTTTCCTGCCAACCCCACCGCTCAGTGCGTGGATTTACCCTTTTTTGAACAGGTGATTGCGATTGCTCGTGAGCATAAGATCTGGGTTGTGCATGATCTGGCTTATGCTGAGATCGTATTTGATGGCTACTACGCGCCCTCGATTTTGCAAGTCCCAGGGGCCAAGGATATTGCTGTAGAGTTTTACTCTTTGTCCAAGACTTACAATATGCCGGGTTGGCGGGTGGGTTTTATGTGTGGCAACCCCATGTTAATCGCTGCGCTGACTCGCATGAAATCCTATTTGGATTATGGCATGTTCACGCCTATTCAGGTGGCAGCCATCACCGCCTTGGAAAGTTCCCAAGACTGTGTAAGAGTGGTTTGCGACACTTATCGGAGGCGCCGTGATGTGCTATGCCAAGGCCTTGCGACGGCAGGCTGGAATGTGGAGCAGCCCAAGGCCACGATGTTTGTTTGGGCGCCCATTCCAGAGCCATTTCGCCACCTGGGGTCTTTGGAATTTTCCAAAAAATTACTAAATGAAGCTAAAGTAGCAGTGTCGCCTGGCGTTGGGTTCGGCACTTACGGCGATGACTATGTTCGCTTTAGCTTGATTGAAAATGAACACCGTACCCGCCAGGCGATCCGCGGAATACGGCATATGTTCAGGCAGGCTCTGTGA
- a CDS encoding HDOD domain-containing protein: protein MAHQVFYQAPIRYQHPEENEVIQIEQFCTEILEDLANNHLVLPTLPEVALKIREVVDDPNTSAAEVAKIIVTDAALSARLLQIANSPLYRGRHPIDNVQMALARLGITLVRNLVTSLVMEQIFQATSESVDRRMRKLWEQSTQVAAIAYVLASRIDKFKADEALLGGLIHQIGSLPILMRAEDTPELLENEMVLDKIITQLSSPLGKAILDSWRFPPELVAVTAEHNDLQRNPKSEPDLVDVVIVAKLQSNLGEMESHEDWHTIPALAKLGFSPDISVINLEENETEIREVKAMLGGKSTL from the coding sequence TTGGCTCACCAGGTTTTTTATCAGGCACCAATACGCTATCAACACCCGGAGGAAAACGAGGTGATTCAAATAGAGCAATTCTGTACTGAAATTCTTGAAGATTTGGCCAATAATCATTTGGTGCTACCCACCTTGCCTGAGGTCGCCCTAAAGATCCGCGAGGTGGTCGACGATCCGAATACCTCGGCAGCCGAGGTTGCAAAAATTATTGTCACTGATGCGGCCCTCTCGGCTCGTCTGCTTCAAATTGCGAATAGTCCTCTCTATCGGGGCCGTCACCCCATTGATAATGTCCAGATGGCTCTGGCTCGCCTAGGAATCACCTTGGTACGCAACCTCGTGACTAGTCTAGTGATGGAGCAAATATTCCAAGCGACCTCCGAGTCCGTGGATCGGCGCATGCGCAAACTTTGGGAACAAAGCACCCAAGTGGCCGCCATTGCCTATGTCCTTGCCAGCCGGATAGACAAGTTTAAAGCGGACGAAGCATTGCTTGGGGGACTGATTCACCAAATTGGCTCGCTTCCTATTCTCATGCGTGCTGAAGATACTCCGGAATTACTAGAGAACGAGATGGTGCTAGATAAAATCATTACCCAGCTTTCTAGCCCTCTCGGTAAAGCCATCCTAGATAGTTGGCGTTTTCCACCAGAGCTCGTAGCCGTTACCGCCGAGCATAATGACCTCCAGCGGAACCCCAAATCAGAACCGGATTTAGTGGATGTGGTTATCGTAGCGAAATTACAAAGCAATCTCGGGGAGATGGAATCTCATGAAGATTGGCATACCATACCCGCTCTTGCCAAACTAGGCTTTAGCCCAGATATTAGCGTCATTAATTTAGAGGAAAACGAAACGGAAATTCGTGAGGTCAAGGCCATGCTTGGGGGTAAAAGTACCCTCTAA
- the era gene encoding GTPase Era, producing the protein MPEMPTQENTPGTRCGYIAIIGRPNVGKSSLLNCILGQKISITARRPQTTRHRILGIKTSPAAQAIYVDTPGLQDKERRLMNRYLNRAADSAIEEVDLILFVVESYRFTEEDEWILQRLRRCGVPIVLVLNKVDRVADKKSLLPIMDQLSKKMEFAAIIPVSAWKGDNVAMLEKKVAELLPEGVMVYPEDQVTDRSERFLAAELIREKLTRHLGQELPYALTVFVESIEEEKNLYRIAATIYVERPGQKAIVIGKKGEGLKRIGYEARLDMERMFGCKVYLELWVKVREGWSDNEHLLRSWGYENT; encoded by the coding sequence ATGCCTGAGATGCCAACCCAAGAAAATACTCCAGGTACTCGTTGCGGCTATATTGCGATAATCGGCCGCCCCAATGTGGGAAAATCAAGCCTACTCAATTGTATTCTAGGTCAGAAGATCAGTATCACTGCACGCCGGCCTCAGACTACCCGTCACCGGATTTTAGGGATTAAGACATCCCCCGCTGCCCAGGCAATTTATGTGGATACCCCTGGCCTTCAGGACAAAGAGCGCCGCCTCATGAATCGGTATTTGAATCGGGCTGCGGATTCTGCTATTGAGGAGGTTGATCTCATTTTATTTGTAGTCGAATCCTACCGGTTTACCGAGGAAGATGAATGGATTTTGCAGCGATTACGTCGGTGTGGGGTTCCCATTGTTCTGGTGCTTAACAAAGTTGACCGAGTCGCTGACAAAAAATCCTTGCTGCCAATTATGGATCAACTCTCAAAGAAAATGGAGTTTGCAGCTATTATCCCCGTATCTGCATGGAAAGGGGATAATGTGGCGATGCTAGAAAAAAAGGTTGCTGAGCTGTTGCCGGAAGGAGTGATGGTATATCCTGAGGATCAGGTGACAGATCGTAGCGAGCGCTTCCTAGCGGCAGAACTTATCCGGGAGAAATTAACACGCCATTTGGGACAAGAATTACCCTATGCACTTACCGTATTTGTGGAATCTATTGAGGAAGAAAAGAATCTTTACCGCATTGCAGCGACGATTTATGTTGAGCGCCCAGGGCAAAAAGCTATCGTGATTGGTAAGAAGGGGGAAGGCCTCAAGCGTATTGGTTATGAGGCCCGCCTCGATATGGAACGGATGTTTGGATGCAAGGTTTACTTGGAATTGTGGGTCAAAGTTCGCGAAGGGTGGTCAGATAATGAACACCTGTTGCGTAGTTGGGGGTACGAAAACACCTAA
- the rnc gene encoding ribonuclease III yields the protein MSDGLKRLCVKLGYRFAEPTLLRCAITHRSAAKENNERLEFLGDSILNFLIAEFLYVRFPRAQEGKLSRLRATLVKGETLAELARELEIGDHLILGPGELKSGGYRRTSILADAFEAVIGAVYLDGGLEACRKLVAFLYQGRLEALASEVLLKDPKTRLQEYLQARQLPLPDYRVSAVRGEAHDQVFQVECIINDTFPPVVGTGRSRRKAEQDAAIQALELLLAAGENMNA from the coding sequence GACGGTTTGAAGCGGCTGTGCGTGAAGTTAGGCTATCGTTTCGCAGAGCCAACCCTATTACGCTGCGCTATCACCCACCGCAGTGCCGCCAAGGAAAACAATGAGCGCCTGGAATTCCTGGGGGATTCTATTCTGAATTTTCTAATTGCGGAATTTCTTTATGTGCGTTTTCCTAGGGCTCAGGAGGGGAAATTAAGTCGCCTTCGGGCAACCCTAGTCAAGGGAGAAACCCTGGCGGAATTAGCCCGAGAGCTTGAAATCGGGGATCATTTGATCCTCGGTCCGGGAGAATTGAAAAGTGGTGGCTATCGCCGTACCTCTATACTTGCAGATGCTTTTGAGGCAGTTATAGGGGCGGTGTATCTAGATGGAGGTTTAGAAGCTTGCCGGAAGTTAGTGGCCTTTCTTTATCAGGGCCGGTTAGAGGCACTGGCCAGCGAAGTTCTCCTTAAAGATCCTAAGACCCGTCTCCAGGAGTATCTGCAAGCCCGGCAGCTTCCCCTACCCGATTATCGGGTCAGTGCGGTAAGAGGAGAAGCTCATGATCAGGTTTTTCAGGTCGAGTGCATTATCAACGACACCTTTCCCCCTGTGGTGGGGACGGGTCGTAGTCGCCGCAAGGCCGAACAGGATGCCGCCATTCAAGCTCTAGAGCTGCTGCTAGCAGCAGGTGAAAATATGAATGCCTGA